From one Trifolium pratense cultivar HEN17-A07 linkage group LG1, ARS_RC_1.1, whole genome shotgun sequence genomic stretch:
- the LOC123906056 gene encoding notchless protein homolog gives MEIDTDTTVEKRVIINNVMCLLTDPDGAPLGAPMYLPQNIGPQQLQLIVNQLLRNEEKLPYAFYISDEELLVPLETYLQKHKVSVEKALPIVCQPQAVFRIRPVSRCSATISGHGEAVLSVAFSPDGRQLASGSGDTTVRFWDLGTQTPMYTCTGHKNWVLCIEWSPDGKYLVSGSKSGELICWDPKTGKQSGNALIGHKKWITGISWEPVHLNAPCRRFVSASKDGDARIWDVSLKKCIVLSGHTLAVTCVKWGGDGVIYTGSQDCTIKVWETTQGKLIRELKGHAHWVNSLALSTEYVLRTGAFDHTGKHYSSAEEMQKVALERYKAMRGNAPERLVSGSDDFTMFLWEPFVDKHHKTRMTGHQQLVNHVYFSPDGQWIASASFDKSVKIWNGTTGKFVTAFRGHVGPVYRISWSADSRLLLSGSKDSTLKVWDIRTRKLKQDLPGHADEVFSVDWSPDGEKVASGGKDKVLKLWMG, from the exons ATGGAGATTGATACAGATACAACAGTGGAGAAGAGGGTGATAATAAACAACGTCATGTGTCTTTTGACAGACCCAGATGGTGCTCCTCTTGGTGCTCCTATGTATCTACCTCAGAATATCGGTCCACAACAACTCCAACTCATTGTTAATCAGCTTCTACGCAAT GAGGAGAAATTGCCGTATGCTTTTTATATATCAGACGAGGAGCTTCTTGTACCACTTGAAACATACTTGCAAAAGCACAAAG TCTCGGTGGAAAAGGCATTGCCTATAGTTTGTCAGCCTCAAGCTGTTTTCCGGATTCGTCCTGTGAGTCGATGTTCCGCAACAATTTCTG GTCATGGCGAAGCTGTGTTGAGTGTTGCCTTTAGTCCTGATGGGCGACAGCTGGCAAGTGGTTCTGGTGATACTACTGTTCGATTTTGGGACCTTGGAACTCAGACACCAATGTACACATGCACAG GACACAAAAACTGGGTCCTTTGTATTGAATGGTCACCAGATGGCAAGTATCTTGTAAGTGGGAGCAAGTCAGGAGAACTTATCTGTTGGGACCCAAAAACTGGAAAGCAGTCAGGAAATGCTCTAATT GGCCACAAGAAATGGATTACCGGTATCTCTTGGGAACCTGTCCACCTGAATGCTCCTTGCCGTCGCTTTGTAAGTGCCAGCAAAGATGGAGATGCTCGTATTTGGGATGTTTCTTTAAAGAAATGCATTGTACTCAGTGGCCACACACTTGCAGTAACATGTGTCAAATGGGGTGGCGATGGTGTAATTTATACGGG GTCCCAGGATTGTACAATCAAAGTTTGGGAAACCACACAAGGGAAGCTAATTCGGGAACTGAAG GGGCACGCGCATTGGGTTAATTCTTTGGCATTGAGCACAGAGTATGTTCTTCGCACTGGAGCTTTTGATCATACTGGAAAACATTATTCATCTGCAGAGGAAATGCAGAAG GTCGCTCTTGAAAGGTACAAAGCAATGAGAGGTAATGCGCCTGAAAGATTGGTCTCTGGATCTGATGATTTCACAATGTTCCTTTGGGAACCCTTCGTCGACAAGCACCACAAAACTCGCATGACAGGTCATCAGCAg CTTGTGAACCATGTCTATTTTTCACCTGATGGGCAATGGATAGCGAGTGCATCTTTTGATAAATCTGTGAAGATATGGAATGGAACTACAGGAAAATTTGTCACTGCCTTTCGTGGCCATGTTGGGCCTGTTTACCGGATCAG CTGGTCTGCTGACAGTAGACTTCTTTTAAGTGGCAGCAAAGATTCTACACTTAAG GTTTGGGATATTCGGACTCGCAAGTTGAAGCAAGACCTTCCGGGCCATGCCGATGAA GTGTTTTCTGTTGATTGGAGTCCAGATGGAGAGAAGGTAGCTTCTGGTGGTAAGGATAAAGTGTTGAAGTTGTGGATGGGATAG
- the LOC123896335 gene encoding uncharacterized protein LOC123896335: MKLPNSINQAANKFVANVENLFSLRNDQEKKMNSKIPLLSDQYMWGNCPNCWVSLRNDKIKTVTTAECPCCHRLFCPECKDPWYGRHKCQPFQERENMLDIDDEKKSGILYSGDNDEMWLNCPFNDCSAWLLKEEIKIVTNANCPCCHRRFCTHCKILWRSGHNCQRFQQRQKRLSTMRKSFFQDCANEKKKQKVTFAINQNSKGILIKSSYNAKKKRKKAIETSYECTLPSPKCGICFDLIQDSDIVRGSTKCNHTFCSDCISKHVGDQLKENIIKVFCPNLGCFREVKLQHLQHILPKEVISRWEHMILTVFGGFK, encoded by the coding sequence ATGAAACTCCCAAACTCCATAAACCAAGCAGCTAACAAATTTGTTGCAAACGTGGAAAATCTGTTTTCGTTACGTAATgatcaagaaaagaaaatgaattcaaAAATTCCCCTCTTGAGTGATCAATATATGTGGGGGAATTGTCCGAATTGTTGGGTTTCTTTGAGGAATGATAAGATTAAAACCGTAACCACTGCCGAGTGCCCGTGTTGTCACCGGTTATTCTGCCCAGAATGTAAAGATCCATGGTACGGAAGACATAAGTGTCAACCATTCCAAGAAAGAGAAAACATGCTTGATATTGATGATGAAAAGAAGTCGGGAATTCTCTACTCCGGTGATAATGATGAAATGTGGTTGAATTGTCCGTTCAATGATTGTTCAGCTTGGTTGTTAAAAGAAGAGATTAAAATAGTGACTAATGCCAATTGTCCATGTTGTCATAGACGTTTTTGCACACATTGTAAAATTTTGTGGCGTTCGGGACATAATTGTCAACGATTTCAACAAAGACAAAAAAGACTTTCAACGATGAGAAAATCTTTCTTTCAAGATTGCGCCAATGAAAAGAAGAAGCAAAAAGTTACATTCGCCATTAATCAAAATTCGAAAGGGATTTTGATTAAAAGCTCATATAATGcgaaaaagaagaggaaaaaagcAATTGAGACGAGTTATGAATGTACTTTACCATCTCCAAAATGTGGTATATGCTTTGATTTAATCCAAGATTCTGATATTGTTAGAGGAAGTACCAAATGCAATCACACATTTTGTTCCGATTGTATATCTAAGCATGTGGGTGACCAGTTaaaggaaaatataattaaagtttTTTGTCCAAATTTGGGCTGTTTCAGGGAGGTGAAGCTGCAACATTTGCAACACATTTTGCCTAAAGAAGTCATTAGTCGATGGGAACATATGATTCTTACAGTGTTTGGTGGATTTAAATGA
- the LOC123906065 gene encoding IQ domain-containing protein IQM6: MMLEGSVSINGLELETMLSFRSPRADIENDLFCKPVSTQSKDSYEDLSRTCSNFSDKSFYSPTLLLEPRHHRDQAALRLQKVYKSFRTRRQLADCAVLAEQRWWRALDFAELKHSSISFFDIEKHETAVSRWSRARRRAAKVGKGLSKDKKARKLALQHWLEAIDPRHRYGHNLQFYYVQWLHCDSNQPFFYWLDIGEGREFSSERCGRSRLQQQCIKYLGPEEREAYEIVIENGMLYYKHSGFPVDSRGDAKMIFVLSTSKTLYVGQKNKGTFQHSSFLAGGATLSAGRLVVEDGILKAVWPHSGHYLPTEENFQEFVTFLRENNVDLTDVKKNPIEDDEIVKIKQELHLRRKSSEAVFPPNLETESSSSTLAEETNEESTADSNSGLPVSRLSQRLGTKIPRLEIPKRGNVADIFGSILSVHFPHHKYCTPRLEPDTDCGYETAEESFIEEEDFMVPKSNLFVEDQDKEEENPIPKEKIMKRIDSHKGMKSYQLANQLSTKWTTGAGPRIGCMRDYPKELQFFILEQQNLSPRTRTAAPSPRPPLSRFSPHVASVPILPTDEL, translated from the exons ATGATGCTTGAAGGATCGGTTAGCATTAACGGCTTGGAATTGGAGACCATGCTTTCTTTTAGATCTCCCAGAGCAGATATTGAAAATGACTTATTTTGTAAACCAGTAAGCACACAGAGTAAAGACAGTTACGAGGATTTGTCGAGAACGTGTAGCAACTTCTCTGATAAGAGCTTCTATTCCCCAACATTGTTGTTGGAGCCACGGCATCATAGAGACCAAGCTGCACTTAGATTGCAGAAAGTTTACAAAAGTTTCCGAACAAGAAGGCAACTTGCAGATTGTGCAGTTCTTGCAGAACAGAGATG GTGGAGGGCTTTGGATTTTGCTGAACTAAAGCACAGTTCTATATCATTTTTTGACATTGAAAAACATGAGACTGCCGTTTCACGTTGGTCAAGGGCAAGAAGGAGAGCTGCCAAG GTTGGAAAGGGTCTATCTAAGGATAAGAAGGCTCGTAAACTTGCTTTGCAGCACTGGCTAGAGGCA ATTGACCCTCGACATCGCTATGGTCATAACCTTCAATTTTACTATGTCCAGTGGTTACACTGTGATAGCAATCAACCTTTCTTCTATTG GCTTGATATCGGGGAAGGCAGGGAATTCAGTTCTGAGAGATGTGGTAGATCAAGGCTTCAGCAGCAATGTATCAAGTATTTGGGTCCA GAAGAAAGAGAGGCTTATGAAATAGTTATTGAGAATGGGATGCTCTATTACAAACACAGTGGGTTTCCAGTTGATAGTAGAGGAGATGCTAAGATGATTTTTGTACTTAGCACTTCCAAGACTTTGTATGTTGGGCAGAAGAACAAGGGCACATTTCAACATTCAAGCTTCCTAGCAGGTGGAGCCACATTATCTGCTGGTAGATTAGTAGTTGAGGATGGTATTCTTAAG GCAGTTTGGCCTCACAGCGGACACTATCTACCAACGGAAGAAAATTTCCAGGAATTCGTAACATTCCTTAGGGAGAATAATGTGGACCTTACAGATGTAAAG AAAAATCCAATTGAAGACGATGAGATAGTCAAAATAAAGCAGGAACTTCATTTAAGAAGAAAATCTTCAGAGGCCGTATTTCCTCCAAACCTTGAAACCGAAAGTTCGAGCAGCACATTAGCTGAGGAGACAAATGAGGAATCTACTGCTGATTCAAATTCTGGTCTACCTGTATCTAGACTGTCACAACGACTAGGAACAAAAATACCTAGACTCGAAATACCAAAAAGAGGAAATGTGGCTGACATTTTCGGATCAATATTATCAGTACATTTTCCACATCACAAATACTGTACTCCACGTTTAGAACCAGACACAGATTGTGGTTATGAGACAGCAGAAGAATCGTTTATCGAAGAAGAAGACTTCATGGTTCCGAAATCAAACTTGTTTGTCGAAGATCAAGACAAGGAAGAAGAAAATCCTATTCCAAAAGAAAAGATAATGAAGAGAATAGATTCACATAAAGGAATGAAATCATATCAACTGGCTAATCAATTATCTACCAAATGGACAACAGGTGCTGGTCCTAGAATTGGTTGTATGAGAGACTATCCAAAAGAGCTTCAGTTTTTTATATTGGAGCAGCAAAATTTGTCTCCAAGGACAAGAACAGCGGCTCCATCACCTCGGCCGCCATTGTCTCGCTTCAGTCCACATGTTGCTTCTGTTCCAATTCTTCCAACAGatgaattataa
- the LOC123896342 gene encoding uncharacterized protein LOC123896342, protein MNPSTRLFSFLTILSIFISHATSQTSSPKLYQNVCKDIGKDEEQHCLKLLESNPEIVSAKDYLTLCRLHLQMAIEKSSKAQESLKNLMNKYPSSQSVKECATTDYDKLINSFKNSLALLVKDPNTAKYNANIARNGPLACELRVMVNEKNIDIISSISRSNNETIFLSVVAKLAINHLT, encoded by the coding sequence ATGAATCCATCAACTCGTTTATTCTCCTTCCTCACAATTTTGTCGATTTTTATTTCTCATGCAACTTCACAAACATCTAGCCCAAAACTATACCAAAATGTATGTAAAGATATTggaaaagatgaagaacaacattgtttgaaACTTTTAGAATCCAACCCTGAAATTGTTTCGGCGAAAGACTATCTTACTCTTTGTAGATTACACTTACAAATGGCAATAGAGAAATCCTCAAAAGCTCAAGAATCTCTCAAAAATTTGATGAACAAATATCCTTCATCTCAATCCGTCAAAGAATGTGCAACCACAGATTACGATAAGTTGATTAACTCTTTTAAGAATTCACTTGCATTGTTGGTTAAAGATCCAAATACTGCAAAATATAATGCCAATATTGCTCGCAATGGACCACTTGCATGTGAATTACGTGTCATGGTTAATGAGAAGAATATAGATATTATTTCTTCTATTTCTAGATCGAATAATGAGACCATTTTTCTTAGTGTTGTTGCAAAGCTAGCCATAAATCATCTTACATGA